The Rhodothermaceae bacterium genomic interval TTCCATACAGAGTGTAATGCCATGTTGTTCTGCCACTGGAACGATCTTTTCAAGTCCCTGAACACAATTCTCAAGCCCCTTGGCATCTCCCATACCGCGCCTGTTTCCAGAAAAGCAGATCACACGATCATAACCAGCCTCCGCAACCTCCCGTATGCGCTCAATGAACATTGGAACCAACCATTCATGATTGTTAGGTTCATTAAACCCATCCGTCAAACGATCTTTCCCGTCTGCAACCGGCCCAAAAGGCATCGCACAGACCAATCCATACTTCTCTAGAATCGGCCATTCGTCCGGCTCAAGTAACTCCACCGACTTGAGACCCATGGTTGCTGCTACCTGGACCAGTTCTTCAACTGAATAATCAGGATAGCACCACTTGCAAACACTATGGTTTATACGTCCTCTCAAATGGGACTCTGGCAACGCACCCAGTAAACTGGCCCCTGCCAACCCCGTCAAACTGGTTTCAATAAACGACCGACGCTTCATCGTGATTTGTTTGAATGCAAAGAAATTTCTATTGAACCGGAAGAATTCGATCCATACGTTCGGCTAATCCCTCGAGGTAGGTTCGGTCCCCGCCTGAGACCTCTGCAGTTGCCCATCCTTCATAGCCAATATCTGAAAGAGCTTTATTGACCGCTGGCCAATCACAATCTCCTTCTCCCAGTGGTACACGAAAACCTGCATAAGGCCCCTCGGAATCCGCTTTCGACCGACTGAACTCTTTGATGTCCAATTTCAGAATACGAGGACCCAAGGCTCGGATCCAGTGTTCAGGCCAACCGTACGTGACCACATTCCCTACATCAAAGTACCAGCCTACAAACTCACTTTCGAATTCATCCACATATCTTGCGCACTCGAGCGGGCTCAGCAGAAACTTGTTCCAGACATTTTCAAACGCAATCTTGATACCATATTCTGCCGCCATCGGGAGTGCCTTGCGGATTTCTGTTTGTGAACGCGTGTAGGCATCCGCATACGACACGTTCTTGTTCACTACTGCCGGTACAAGAAGTACCGTTGACGCTCCATACGCGTGTGCATCCTGGATGGCAATCTTTAGTCCATCTAATCCCTCCTCTCTCACAACTGGATCCGGATCAGAAAGTGTTTTTGTCCAATGCACTGAATCAACCACACCATGAATCGGTAGCCCGACAGCATCTCGTGCAGCGATTACTTCATCTCTATCCAAATCACTTGAACTATTCATCTCTACTCCATCAAATCCCAGGTCCTTGAGCAACTGAAATTTCTCAGCAATCGATAGATCCGGCTCCTGAACCATCCCAAACTTGACCGCTTTACGAATAGATCGTGCAGTCGGCCGAGCATATCCACTCTTGCGGTCCAAGGCTAGTCCTACCACACCCAACGCTCCCGTTAGCAAAAAATCTCTCCTTTTCATGCTTACTCCATTTTCTGGGCAGACATCGAAGCGGAACGGGATAATTTCGTGATACCGGGTGCTGGAACTTGAGGCATGGGCAATTGCCCGAATGCCAGTGTTTTTGGCACTAAATCCAATCCGGATGCCATCATCTCATCCCAGCTCAGCTGTTGACCTGTATAGGCACTCTCTCGGCCTAACACTGCTGTAAGTGTACTCGCTGCAATCTGGTTGGCTTCATTGATCGGCTTACTATCACGAATAGATTGAATTAAATCCGCATGTTCCTGCACGTATCCATTGCCGCCGGGCTCAGGCATCTCGTACAAGATACTTCCATCATGCCGCCGAATTTGGGAATTGCGTGGATTCAAGTCGGCGATTCCTTTCGTGCCAACCACACGGTTTGTAACCCTGTTGGTTGCTCCTTGGAATTGTCTGCATTTTGCCTCCACAATTATTTCTCCCGGGTAGACATACTCCACACTGAAGTGATCATAAATATGTCCATACTCGGGACTAGTTCTGGCAATCCGGCCCCCCATCGCAATCGCACTCTGAGGATGTCCTTGGAACACCCAATTGATTACGTCAATGTTGTGCACAAATTGCTCCACGATATGATCACCACTCAGCCATGTAAAGTAGTACCAGTTGCGGCACTGCCATTCCATATCACTCATCCCACTCTTGCGCTCACGTAGCCATATCGGACCCGTCAAATAATATTCCTGTGCAGCCACAATCTCTCCAATCATGCCATCGTGAATACGCTTTATCGCCTCCATAAAACTTGGTTGTCGACGATAGAGCGTCCCTGCAACCACGGACAGTCCTTTCTGCGTGGCAACTTCCCCTGATTTCAAGATTTCCATCGCTCCCGCTACATCTACACTGACCGGCTTTTCCATGAACACATGCTTATCGGCATTGACAGCAGCCGTAAAATGGGCTGGTCTGAAACCCGGTGGAGCAGCCAAAATCACCATATCTACATCGCTGTCAATCACATGTTGGTAGGCATCAAAGCCAACAAAAGCGTGAGAATCGTCGACTTTATAGGCATCTCCAATCTCTCCCTTTAAGGCGTCTCTGGATGCATCCAGGCGGTCTTCAAATAGATCTCCCATGGCAGTGATTTCCACCTGCTCACTAGATACCACGGCATCCCTTGCCGCCCCTGTACCGCGTCCGCCGCAACCTATAACCCCTACGCGTAAGCTATCGCGCCCCCCTGCATAGGCAAAGTTACCGGATGTCATCAATCCAAGTGTGCCGACAGTGGTCACTTTTACAAAGTTTCGTCTGGTGATTTCGTTTTGTTGCATCTGGGATTGATTTGTTTGATTGAAAGATAATGTCACACAGTTTAAATCTGAGACTAAAGCTGAACCGCGCAACTAGAAGACATAATGGCTTGCTCCTGAGCGTATCCAGTGTTTCATTTGGGATGGCGGTTTGCAAGACGAGTGCTATTGGAATAGACATGATGAATGCTAAATCCTGTTTGAAGCAATCGATGCAACCCGATACAACTCACATAAGATCTAATCTGAGGTTAACATTCCACTCTCCTCCGATTAATCCGCGACCAAATTCAACCTACAATAATTCGTGCACTAAAACACGAGTTTTACCCCGAGCACTGAGCCAATTCTAGTCCCAGTCCACCGTTTTCCGTTCTACATCCAAGGGGGAAACGACGACAGTACCAGCTAATTTGTCATGCCAACCCTGCTTCCTAGCATCGATCGCTATCCATATGAACCCCAAAAATAGCGGGATCGTGGAGAGAATATAGGCAAAATATCGGCCAATGTGCTGACCTGTGGTAGGGACCATGCCAGTTCTTGCATCAACAATCTTTGCTCGTATTACCATCTTTCCGGGTGTCGCTTGTTTAGCAACCCAAAACCAAATAGTTGCGACCGGCGGAACCACATATGAAAGTAAGACATCCATCGGGCCGTGAATGATGTCGTCCGCTGTCCAGTACGATAATCCATAGAAGTACGTTAGTAATGGCATTGCAATGGCAGCATATATCAACACATCAACCAATTCAGCACCTACTCGGGGCCAAAAACCTACGTACTTCAGATCGATGGGCACAGATTCAGTCGTACTAGTGGTCATGATTCCGAAAGTTTGTGAAATGCAAGCGAGCTCTGTATTTGATTCATCTTGAGTCGAAATATACAATTTTTGGGGAAGCGGTCACAATTTCCTTAAAACTGGTGACTTTACTTGAACAGTCCAGTGTTCAGTTGTTTGACCTCTACATGGGCTGGCTCCGTCATTTGAACTTAACTCACCCTGCCCCAACGCATTCGTAACGACATCTTCCCAGACCATCACACCATATGCAGAAGCTCACGCATCAGCAATCATCGCACTGGGAGTGCTCACAGCAACTTTTC includes:
- a CDS encoding sugar phosphate isomerase/epimerase — protein: MKRRDFLLTGALGVVGLALDRKSGYARPTARSIRKAVKFGMVQEPDLSIAEKFQLLKDLGFDGVEMNSSSDLDRDEVIAARDAVGLPIHGVVDSVHWTKTLSDPDPVVREEGLDGLKIAIQDAHAYGASTVLLVPAVVNKNVSYADAYTRSQTEIRKALPMAAEYGIKIAFENVWNKFLLSPLECARYVDEFESEFVGWYFDVGNVVTYGWPEHWIRALGPRILKLDIKEFSRSKADSEGPYAGFRVPLGEGDCDWPAVNKALSDIGYEGWATAEVSGGDRTYLEGLAERMDRILPVQ
- a CDS encoding RDD family protein — its product is MTTSTTESVPIDLKYVGFWPRVGAELVDVLIYAAIAMPLLTYFYGLSYWTADDIIHGPMDVLLSYVVPPVATIWFWVAKQATPGKMVIRAKIVDARTGMVPTTGQHIGRYFAYILSTIPLFLGFIWIAIDARKQGWHDKLAGTVVVSPLDVERKTVDWD
- a CDS encoding Gfo/Idh/MocA family oxidoreductase produces the protein MQQNEITRRNFVKVTTVGTLGLMTSGNFAYAGGRDSLRVGVIGCGGRGTGAARDAVVSSEQVEITAMGDLFEDRLDASRDALKGEIGDAYKVDDSHAFVGFDAYQHVIDSDVDMVILAAPPGFRPAHFTAAVNADKHVFMEKPVSVDVAGAMEILKSGEVATQKGLSVVAGTLYRRQPSFMEAIKRIHDGMIGEIVAAQEYYLTGPIWLRERKSGMSDMEWQCRNWYYFTWLSGDHIVEQFVHNIDVINWVFQGHPQSAIAMGGRIARTSPEYGHIYDHFSVEYVYPGEIIVEAKCRQFQGATNRVTNRVVGTKGIADLNPRNSQIRRHDGSILYEMPEPGGNGYVQEHADLIQSIRDSKPINEANQIAASTLTAVLGRESAYTGQQLSWDEMMASGLDLVPKTLAFGQLPMPQVPAPGITKLSRSASMSAQKME
- a CDS encoding TIM barrel protein, which encodes MKRRSFIETSLTGLAGASLLGALPESHLRGRINHSVCKWCYPDYSVEELVQVAATMGLKSVELLEPDEWPILEKYGLVCAMPFGPVADGKDRLTDGFNEPNNHEWLVPMFIERIREVAEAGYDRVICFSGNRRGMGDAKGLENCVQGLEKIVPVAEQHGITLCMELLNSKVSHPDYMCDHTVWGVELCKQIGSEYFKLLYDIYHMQVMEGDVIRTIRDNHQFIGHYHTGGNPGRNEIDDSQELNYPAIMRAIVETGYTGFVGQEFIPTRTPLISLREAVRLCDV